The DNA sequence ACGCTGCCACCCGCAGCGACTATGACCGGGTCTTGAAACAACGCAACGCCCTGCTCAAATCGGCCCGCGCCGGCAGGTTCACCACAGCACACGAATCCACCCTGGACGTGTGGGACCAGCACATGGCCCGGGCGGGCGCGGAGTTGCTGCACGCGCGCCTGGAACTGGTTGAACGGCTCCGCCCGCACCTTGCCCGGGCCTATGCCCAACTCACGGACGCGTCCAAGCCGGCGGATGCCACCTACCGGTCAACGCTCCAAAGCCAGATGGACGACGACGGCGTCCCGGCGGGAAGCGCGCAGCGCTCCCCAGCAGGAGGTACTGCAGACGGCCAGGATGATCTCCGGCTTCTCTCCGTGGAACAGCTCACCGAACGCTACGTGCAGGCATTCGCTGAATCCCGCAAGAAAGAACTGGAACGGGGCATATCCCTGGTTGGCCCGCACCGCGACGAACTGGAGCTCATGCTCGGGCAGGCACCCGCCAAGGGATACGCGTCGCATGGGGAGACCTGGTCCATGTGCCTGTCCCTCCGGCTGGCCTCGTACTACGTGATGCTTGACGACGCCCGGACCGGAGGTTCTGCTCCCATCCTCATCCTGGACGACGTCTTTGCCGAACTGGACGTCCAGCGGCGGCGTAAACTGGCGGCAATAGTCTCCGGCGCGGAACAGGTCCTGGTGACCGCCGCCGTCGACGCCGATATTCCGGAAGAACTGTCCGGGCGGCGGGTGAAGGTCATCCCGGGAGGTATCGATGAGCAGTGACCAGGGCGGCGGGCTCCAGCCCGGCCGCGAGCCTGACGACATCGATGCGCCGCAGGCGGCGCTGAACCGGATGCGGGAAGCCGCGGCAGCACGCGGCGAAGTCCGGCGGAAAGTTGCACGGCCCGGTTCCGCAAAGGCTAAAGGCAGTATCCGGGACACCCGCGGCTTCAGCCAGTTCCACGCCACCGGCCGGGACCCGTTGGGCCTGGGGAAGGTGGTAGGACGGCTGGTGGCGGAGCGGGGCTGGACCTCACCTGTGGCTGTCGGCTCGGTCATGGCGGAGTGGTCCACGCTGGTGGGGCCGGAAATCTCTGCCCACTGCACCCCGGAAAGCTTCACCGACACCACCCTGCACGTGCGGTGCGATTCCACTGCCTGGGCCACCCAACTCCGTCTCCTGAGCAGCAGCCTGCTCGACAAATTCCGCCGTGAACTGGGAGACGGGGTGGTCACCAGCATCCAGGTGCTGGGACCCTCCGCACCAAGCTGGCGCAAGGGCGGACGCAGTGTCAACGGCCGTGGTCCGCGGGACACGTACGGATAGGTCAGGACGGCAGCTCTTGAAACTGCGCGCAACGGCGTGTAGGGCGCTGTAAGGACCGCAGCGTGTATAGGCACCCGGAGGGCGTACCGCTGGGCCGCCCTAGGCGTGGCCAAGAGCCTCGCACAGCCATATTCAGTGGCGCTGAAGGCCCCGGAATGCGGGGATATGTCCTGGTTCACGGTAGAATTGATGCAGATAACTGGGCGCGGATGAAACGTTGACTTCAGTCCGTTCTGCGCGCGCTCTCCGCGCGCGGGGCGCGGACCACCAACCGTCAGCAGGTCACCGGCGCCATAAGTTTGTGCCTGTTGGCGGGTGGCTTTTCCCTGGGAAAGGCACCGGCCGGCCATCATCGAGAACAGAGGAGTCGCAGCGCCTGTGGCTAACGACAATACAGATATTCTGGCAGCAGATACAGCAGTCGAGGATGGCCGCACCCCTGATACTCCACCCACGGCAGCCACGCCAAGGGAATACGGCGCCAGTGACATCACCGTGCTGGAGGGCCTTGAAGCTGTCCGCAAGCGTCCGGGCATGTACATCGGCTCCACCGGACCCCGTGGCCTGCACCACCTGGTCTACGAAGTGGTGGACAACTCGGTGGATGAGGCGCTGGCCGGTTACTGCAGCCATATCGAGATCGTCCTGCAGGCCGATGGCGGCGTGAAAGTGGTCGATGACGGCCGCGGCATTCCGGTGGATATGCACCCCACGGAACACAAACCCACCGTCGAGGTGGTCATGACCATCCTGCACGCGGGCGGCAAGTTCGGCGGCGGCGGATACGCCGTTTCCGGTGGCCTGCACGGCGTGGGCATCTCGGTGGTCAACGCACTGTCCAGCCGCGTGGATACCGAAGTGCGCCGCCAGGGGCACGTGTGGCGGATGTCCTTCGCTGACGGCGGCAAGCCGCAGGGCAGCCTGGTCCAGGGCGAAGAGACGGACGCCACCGGCACCACCCAGACCTTCTACCCGGACCCCGCGATCTTCGAAACCACCGAGTTCGATTTCGAAACGCTGCGCGCCCGCTTCCAGCAGATGGCTTTCCTGAACAAGGGACTGCGGATCACCCTGACGGATGAGCGCGCGCCAGCCGGGGACGACGCCGACGGCGACCTGGACCTTGACGAC is a window from the Arthrobacter sp. NicSoilC5 genome containing:
- the recF gene encoding DNA replication/repair protein RecF gives rise to the protein MYLEHLSLTDFRSYAQVDLTLGPGVTVLVGYNGIGKTNLMEAIGYLATLSSHRVSSDAPLLRFGTERALVRARLVRGTQTTVLELEINAGRANRGRINRSNPVRARDILGICQTVLFAPEDLALVKGDPSNRRRFLDELLASLIPHHAATRSDYDRVLKQRNALLKSARAGRFTTAHESTLDVWDQHMARAGAELLHARLELVERLRPHLARAYAQLTDASKPADATYRSTLQSQMDDDGVPAGSAQRSPAGGTADGQDDLRLLSVEQLTERYVQAFAESRKKELERGISLVGPHRDELELMLGQAPAKGYASHGETWSMCLSLRLASYYVMLDDARTGGSAPILILDDVFAELDVQRRRKLAAIVSGAEQVLVTAAVDADIPEELSGRRVKVIPGGIDEQ
- a CDS encoding DciA family protein — its product is MSSDQGGGLQPGREPDDIDAPQAALNRMREAAAARGEVRRKVARPGSAKAKGSIRDTRGFSQFHATGRDPLGLGKVVGRLVAERGWTSPVAVGSVMAEWSTLVGPEISAHCTPESFTDTTLHVRCDSTAWATQLRLLSSSLLDKFRRELGDGVVTSIQVLGPSAPSWRKGGRSVNGRGPRDTYG